The Deltaproteobacteria bacterium DNA window CCTCGTCACTGGTGGTGCAGGCTTTATGGGTAGTGAATTTGTAAGGCAGGGCATAAAAAAAGGATATAAAGTTGTAGTTCTGGATAAGCTAACTTATGCTGGAGATTTTAAAAGACTTAAAGGGTTTAAAGGAAAATTTAACTCTTATAAAGTAGATATAACAGATAAGCAGAGTGTTGAAGAAGTATTTAAGTTAGAAAAACCAGGTGTTGTTGTTCATTTTGCAGCAGAGACACATGTAGACAGAAGCATAGTGGATGCCGCACCTTTCATCGAGACAAACATAAAAGGAACTCAGGTGTTATTGGATACTGCTAAAAAATACAGTGTTAAAAAATTTATCAATATATCAACAGATGAAGTTTATGGCGAATTGGGAAATGATGGACAGTTTTATGAGACAACTCCGTTAAATCCCCATTCTCCCTATTCTGTGAGCAAAGCCTCTGCCGACATGCTGGGCAGAGCTTACTACAGAACTTATGGCTTGCCAGTTATCACTATCAGACCATCAAACAATTATGGCCCCTGGCAGTATCCAGAAAAGCTCATACCCGTTGTTATATTGAAAGCCTTAAATAATGAAAAGATTCCTGTTTATGGAAAGGGGGAAAATATCAGGGAATGGCTCTATGTGGAAGATTGCATGGATGCAGTTTTTAAGATTATTGAGAAGGGGAAAG harbors:
- the rfbB gene encoding dTDP-glucose 4,6-dehydratase, coding for MNYQLSTKFLVTGGAGFMGSEFVRQGIKKGYKVVVLDKLTYAGDFKRLKGFKGKFNSYKVDITDKQSVEEVFKLEKPGVVVHFAAETHVDRSIVDAAPFIETNIKGTQVLLDTAKKYSVKKFINISTDEVYGELGNDGQFYETTPLNPHSPYSVSKASADMLGRAYYRTYGLPVITIRPSNNYGPWQYPEKLIPVVILKALNNEKIPVYGKGENIREWLYVEDCMDAVFKIIEKGKAGEIYNVGSGQERKNIEVVRSVLSMMNKPQSLIEFVKDRPGHDFRYSLNVNKIKNEIGWEAKTSFEEGIKRTVSWYLSNVDWLKSKLNELKEYWKKVYE